A part of Heliangelus exortis chromosome 3, bHelExo1.hap1, whole genome shotgun sequence genomic DNA contains:
- the TMEM247 gene encoding transmembrane protein 247, with translation MQRATRDMTTSLIPDNETETINAKCPMGHLDMKGRTSVLQSEASTNVDELEQLCGKLDTASDAELERMKWDFLLAKQKYEHEENEKQRLHEEKMEKMRQEKRSFSQGPQDLLRPLNHYDLFLYCFAIIHVIYSTKELVFYIFQNHYLFCFAIVFLYILKKIFQDCKNRNNSF, from the exons ATG CAGAGAGCCACCAGAGACATGACAACATCTTTAATCCCAGACAATGAAACAGAGACCATTAATGCTAAGTGTCCTATGGGACATTTGGACATGAAGGGAAGAACCAGTGTTTTGCAGTCAGAAGCATCCACCAATGTAGATGAACTGGAACAGCTCTGTGGCAAGCTGGACACAGCATCTGATGCTGAGCTTGAGAGGATGAAGTGGGATTTTTTGCTTGCTAAACAGAAATACGAACATGAAGAGAACGAAAAGCAAAGGCTTCatgaagagaaaatggagaagatGCGTCAAGAAAAAAGATCA TTTAGCCAAGGACCCCAAGACCTACTCCGGCCCTTGAACCACTATGACTTGTTCCTCTACTGCTTCGCCATCATCCACGTTATTTATTCAACAAAGGAACTGGTCTTCTACATTTTCCAAAACCATTACCTGTTCTGTTTTGCTATTGTGTTCTTGTACATTCTCAAAAAGATTTTCCAGGACTGCAAAAATAggaataattctttttaa